Part of the Phocoena sinus isolate mPhoSin1 chromosome 17, mPhoSin1.pri, whole genome shotgun sequence genome is shown below.
AACACTGGAGTCCAAACTCGGCTCTGAGCCCTGTCCCATCCCCAGATCCCCCTGCTGCTGAAGAGGCGGCCCCAGGAGCGTCTCTCCAACCCCAGGGGCTTCTTCCCTGCCGCTGTTCAGCCCTATGAGGTGAGACCCCTTGCTGTCCTGAGGCCCTTCCCTCCCCGGGGGGGCCCTCCTTATGTACCCCATGTCCCCTTTGCTGTAAGCCTTTGTGCCCAGCTCTGACCCGAGGGCCAGGCCCACCTGCACCCCTCACCCCGGGCCCGGTTTTGCCGCTGCTGCTCTCCGTGTGCCCTGACTCCTCACTCCGGGAACTGGCTGCCAGAGGGCCAGGGACTTCGGAGCTGGAGCCAGGCGAAGCCAGAGCCTCTGCCAGCGGTCGCTCCTGCAGCCACTCCCTAGCGCGAGGGTTGGGGGGCTGGGGCCTCTGTGCACTTTGTCTGCGAGACCAGAGTCCCCTCCCTTGAGGGGAGCAGAGTCGGTGGGAGCCGGCCTTCCCACTCTCTCCCCCTCCAGATGCCCAGACAGGcccagccccttctccccacACGTCTGGCACTCTTACCTTCCCAGGTGGGTAACGGATCCTTCCGGCTGCTACTCCATCTACCCAAGCCCCCAGTAACCCCCCTCGAGCTCCCATTGTCCCCTTGTTTTTCTTTGCGTgccttgtggaatcttagttccccgaccggggattgaaccccggcccagcagtgaaagcacggagtcctaaccagtggaccgccgGGGGAGTCCCTCCTACTGCCCCCTTCTTATCAGCGTCTCTGCTCCAGGACCGGGGGCTGAGTCCTGTGGAGACCATGTGGGTGTCAGGGCTCCCCAAAGGCCGGCTGTTACCCAGATCTCCGTCCTCAGTTGCCACAGCTGATACCACACTCGCTGCCTGCCCTTCGGCCTGATTTCTAGAGCTTCtctcttcctgtgtgtgtgtcgtgGGCGGGGCGTGTGAGCCCTACTCAGCTCTCGGACGTCAGGCgggcagagctgggctggtgGCCGGGGTGGTCTCTGGGGCAGGTGGAGTCCAGGCCCTCAGCCTGCGCCGCTGTGCTCTACCTGCAGTGCTGGCGGCGGCCCATCCGCTTCCCGGGCCACGTGCCCAACTCGGTGGTGCTGCAGCAGATGCGGCTGCCTGTGGAGGTCGGCGGCCTCGGAGCCCTCGGCAAGgcaaggggcggggcggggcggggcctgcggggggcggggccggctcCCTGACGCGCCCGTGGCCACGCCTCGTTCTCCACTTCGCAGCCGGGAGGGAGCCGGGACGACCCGTGGCTGCCGCGGGGCACGAGGCGGCGGCGCGCCAAGCGGCAGGAGAAGCGGACCCAGtcgtggggaggggagggggaggaggaggacgaACAGGGTCTGGACTGGGCCTCGGACTCGCAGCGCCCCCACACGCAGCTCTCCGACCAGCTGCCGGAGCAGGAGGCTCAGGTGGGCGtccggggctgggctgggcagcgGCGCGGGAGCTGCCTGAGGCGGGCAGGGTCTGCAGCTGCTGCCGCTGCCCCTAGAGCCCCGAGGGTCGCATCCCGAAGCCCATGGGCTCCCGCGAGGACACCGCCAGGGCCGAGACCTGTCTTCATTGCCCCCAGTTCCACTACGGGCACTCGCTCTGGGAAGAGCGCTGCGGGCATCTGCCTAGGTTCCTGCATTTTTTCGTCGCCCAGAACTGGTTCAAAAAGCTCTTCCCCATCTTCACTCTGCAGGTTCGGGGGAGTTTTGGAGGCACGGGCTCAGGTACGGGAGGGGGAGGCTGGAGCGCCCGGGTGCGGCGCAGGGGGCCGGGCCTCAGCGCCAGATCCCTGCAGGCGTACCCCGAGGTGGGCACGGTGGAGGGCCTGGCCTCGCTGTTCATGGACCTGCTGGACGAAGCCTCCTGGGCAGACCGTGTGCACATCCTGCACGCGCTGCTGAGGCTGCTGCCCGACGTCAGCAGAGACCTCTGCAGCCGGCTGCAGGGCATCCTCGTGCGCTTGCTCAACCTGGACCAGCCCCCCAGCCTCCAGGTGAGCCCCTAGTCCCGAgaccggccccgccccgccccgccccaccccaggcctcggGCCCCAGTGTCGCTCCCCCTGCGCTCAGGACAGGATGCAGAAGCAGTTTGTGATGCTGGCGCTGCAGCTGCTCCTGGCCTGCTCCCTGGAGTCCCGCGAGGTGGTGCTGGAGCTCCTGTGCTACGTCCTTTACTCGCCAGCCTCCTGCCGGTGAGTTccgctcccttccctccctcctccccgatGCTGCCAGGGAGGCCGCCCAGAAGCCTCCCACGCCTGTACACCTGTCCCAGGCCGGAGCTCAGGAAGTTGCTGGAAGGACTCGGCCTTCAGGACCCGCACGGCCTCCTGTTCAAGGAGATGATGACCTGGGTCCAGGGCCCGGAGCGCGCCTCCAAGGCCGCACTGCGCAAGCGCTGTtgccagaagctggaggagatGGTCTGGCAGCTGAAGGTCTGGGCGGGGGCgggagtgggggcggggcgggggcgggccaCCTGCCCGCAGAGCATCTCGCCTTCTCCCCAGGCTTTTCCCAAGTGCAGAGGGGAGAGCCAGGTGAGGCCAGCGGGCTCCTTGCCCCGCTCTGGCTCTGCGCCTCTTccatcctcccccatccctcacccctcccccatctcccggGATCTTCCTGCGCCTccccaggagggagtctggggtggggtctcAGGCTTGGAGCCATGGGCAGCACCTCTCCAGCCTCCACTGGCCAACTCCCCAGGAGATGGAAACTATGCCGCCATCTGTAGCCAAGTTGTCAGAGATGCTGCCTgaggtctcagagacctcagcaCTTCACCCTCCTTCGAAGGAGACCCTGTCGCAGATTTCCATGGTCTCTGGGGCAACTGTTCATATCTCTGTGATGCCCTCAAGCGTCTCCCGGACGCCCTCACCGGTAGTCTCACCCGGAGAACCGGACTTGGCCGCCCTGGAGTTGCAGGCCCAGCAGACGCTCGCACAGATGCGCTTTGGGCGGACGCAACGTGCACTGTCTGGGACACTGACACACTTCTGCCCCTTGCCTGAGGCCCACTTGCAATCCTCCACGCCAGCTGCACAGCCTGATGAGCCACTGCCTCTGGAGCAGACGACCTGGTCACAGTCAAAAATGCTGGACCTGGGGCCCATCGACGCACTCAACCTCTTCTGCGAGCAGCATGGGGCTCAGCAGCAGGGCCCCCCGCAGGAGGAGCCCGAGACCCCGCCCCCACGCCCGCCCCCACAGAGGCCCAGCATGGTGGTGCCACAGCCCCGGGAACCCCGGTGAGCACGCCACGGGTCCCTGGAAGAGGCTGGGGCAGAGCCTGTGTGGAACAGCTGAGGCGCGGGCTCAGCCAAACCTGCCTCCTTACCCTCCAGGCACTACTCCATCCTCCGGCTTCAGGAGGCCAAGGTCCAGAGGTCTCCAATGAAACTGAGGGGTGAGTAGGGACAGGAATAGAAATCGGACCCTGACCTCTACCCCAACCCAGCCCAGTTCCCGCGGAGCACTGACCCCACTGCTGGCCCCCAGGCCGAATGCTGTCCCGGCTCTGGGCGGGCCGCACCCTAGATGGCGCCATCCGGATGCTGAAGCTGCCACTGCCCCGGGTGGAACTGCAGCCTTTCCCCCCAGACTGGCCCAGGCCTGCCCATCCGCTGCCCCCGCAGCTCCTGCAGCCTGCCCTGCAACGCTACTTTCTGCCAGATGACATGGACCCTGACAGCTACAGCTGAGCTGGCTGGTGACCCTGGCCTGACCCTGcctcccccttttccctccaGCATGGAGTCAGGACATGGCTCTCCAGCCGGCTGTTCACCCCAGCCAAGGCCCAGGGCCCGAATAAAGTCCAGAGGCCACGGCCAGCTCACTGGATGCCACCTTCACCTTTGGGGGCCCCTGATGTGGGCAAGGGGGGGGTCTGGCTGGTGTGTCATGAACCTGCTGGTGGCCAGCTGCATGTgtgaggcaggagctgggggaCTGGTGGGGTCTGGGATGGGACAAGGTCTGGGCTCGGGTCAGCACGTAGTAGAGCAGCGTTCTTGGTGCGGGAGGGCCTGTCTGCCCAGAGAGGGAACCTGCCGCACGGGCACGGCCCTGCTCGGGCACTCAGCCACGGTGCTCAGGACGGGAGCGGGAGACTGACGGGTGGgccggggagaggggagggtctGGGTGGTCGCAGGTGTGTGGGGGGGAACTTGCAGTCATTTGATGCAGGTGAAACCAGGAGTCAGTCGGAGCTTTGCTACCTTTAGGCTGGAAAGGAGAAAACTTAATGACGAGGCCCCGTGTGCTTTATCCAAGAAGCAGTAAAGGGGCAGTGTTCTCTGGACCTTTCAACCTAGAAGTCACCAGGAGATTCACCTTGTCTGTGAAGCACGGGGTCTCAGGGCCTCGGCCTTCTTCTGAACTGCCATGACCTCAAAGGGCACCGACCCAACCACACGTGGAGCCCACGTGCGCACTTACTAGGACGGCTTTTGCGACGGGCCCGTTCTAGCTTTCTACATCCTGCTGCTGGGTTACCTGAGCAGCGatttctttcctgtattttcaGCCTCTGACTTCAGACACTTCTGCTCAATGGCTCTGTGGTTAAAATTGGTCTCCCACACCTTTCCCGCAGCCCCTAACCTGTGCAGGGGCTCTTGTTACAGGGCTGCTGAGTGGGCAGCTCTTTCCTAGGCCAAGGAGGGCCAGAAGTGCCAGGTCCAGATAACTGAAAAACTTGACGTTTTTATAAAAGGACCTGTACCTGCTACAACAAGGACTGAGGCCCGCAGTAGTCTGCATCTACTGGTGTTTCTATGTTTCGAATTACAGAAgcaataaatgctttaaaaaatacagacatgggaattccctggcagtccagtggttaggactctgcgcttttaCTGCCGAGGACTCAGGTTCGATccttggctggggaactaagattccgcaagccatgcggtgcagccaaaaaaaaaacaacatacaaacGTGAGAAAGTAGGGCAAAAGTTTAAACAGGTCAAAATCCCCACTAATCATATAGGAAAAcactaatatatttattaatacatattaatatataacttttaaaattaggaaatatattaatcaaaatataccATTAAGAGTAAAAAGTCaggccacagagtgggagaacatatttgaaatacATGTAACTAAAAATGGCttgtctccaaaatatataaagaagttctacaaattaataaaaaaaaaaaaatcacacaacccaattaaatgtataaaaagcTAGAATGGGATTTCCACTATAGATGTTaaaataccaaatatatatatatagcaaacagaaatacatatttttttccacttcctGACTGTGTGACGTTAAACAAGTTACCTAtgttctctaagcctcagtttccaatcTATGAAATGTGGATAATAAAGCTATGACACCTCACaggactgctgtgaggattaaatgaatcgTTGTATCTAAAGAGCTTAGGAGCAGTGCTGGGCACAGCGTAGGCAGATAGAAAACAAAGCCGGAACCCTTCCCACATCATTTATGAGAGTAATTTTCAGATGAAGATtgtaatgtagaaaataaaactataaatatatcagaaggtaatttagaaaaataattaactgaGAACACTCAGAAAAGACAGATATatttgctgatttaaaaaaaaaagttatggcaAAAGACAACATAAAGACAAAACTCAAAGCAGATCatacatgtaaaattataaaaatttaggaagaaaacataaatccTTTGGACCTAGCAATTGATGAAGAGTCTTGACATAACGCCCAAGGCAccatatgtaaaagaaaacaaatcaataaattggactttatcaaattttaaaactgctCTGGGAAAGGCCTTgttaataagatgaaaagacaatctacagactgggagaaaatatctgcaaatgacaTAGCCACAAAGGAcacatatccagaatatataagcaACTCTCAAAATTAactaaaaaccaaacaatctccttagaaaacaggcaaaagacacaaaacagacatttcacccAAGAGGAGATGAAGACGGCAAAcgagcacatgagaagatgctccacATCGCCATCCATTAGGGAAGTGTAAATTAAGAATGGCTCAAATTTAAAAAGTGACGCCACCAAATGCTggagatgtggagcaactggatcTGTGTACGatgctggcgggaatgtaaaatggtccagacactggaaagcaatttggcaactTCTTGAAAAGCAGGACTCAGCCATCATACtgctgggcatttatcccagagaaatgaggACTTAAGTCCACACACAACCATACTATGCACCaacgtttatagcagctttatttgtaacagccccaaactgtCAATGACACAAaggtccttcaacaggtgaatggctGGCTAATCTGTGGCACATCCACACCATGAAATActcctcagcaataaaaataaattattaacacAACAACCAGGATGAATCTCCagataattatgctgagtgaaaaaagccaatctcaaaacaTTCCATTTAAATAACGTTCTTGcgatgacaaaattatagagctgaagaacagattagtggttgcctggggttaAGGATGGGCAGGAGAGGGCGGAGCAGGAGGGAGATCTCTGTGGTGATGAAGCTATTCTCTATTTTGACTGTGATATTGGTTACACGAATCTACACAAGGGATAAAGAGGCatggaaggacttccctggtggtccagtggtaaagaatccgccttacaatgcggggaacgtgggttcgacccctggtcagggaactaagatcccacacgccgcagggcagctaagcccgtgcgccacaactactgagctcgcgcgcctcaactagaacCCGCGTGCCGCAAACGACAGAGCCcgtgcaccctggagcctgtgtgccacagctagagaagagaaaacccgcatgccacaactagagagaagccagcacaccacaacgaacagcccgcatgccgcaactaagacccgatgcatccaaacataaataaaataattaaataataaatcttaaaaaaaaaaaaaaaggcacgaATCTACACACACAATTTCACTTTGACACTGTATTATAGCCTCATAAGAGTAACCACTGAAGAACCTAGAACAGGCAGCtttgtagagacagaaaatagcCATGAGGTCACTGGAGGGGTTGGGAGGTTAGAGTTCCTGCTCTGGGGGGTGACAATGTTTTGGAAACACacagtggtgatggtggcagaATGTTGTGGGTGTGATTAATGCCActaattatacacttaaaaataattaaatgggggaattccctgttggtccaggggttaggacttggcgctctcactgccgagggcaagggttcaatccctggttggggaactaagatcccacaagctgtgcagcacagccaaaaaaatggtcaattttgttacatgtattttacaaCCATTTACAACAGTTAATGTAACACACCAGAAACCACTGAATTTAAATGGATGATCTGTACtgtatgtggattatatctcaatatgtTACCGAACggaacttgggtctgcttgcctgATGCACAGCGAAACCAATCTGCTGACACCGGGCTGTAGTGAAGGAGGGTACGGCGTTTATTGCAGGTGCCAATCAAGAAGAACTGGCAGCTCATattcaaaagacctgaactccccagtggctttcagggAATGGCTTTTAACGACAGTGTGAGGGAGAGTGTCATGGGTTTCGTGATCAGCTCGTGTGCAGTCCTCTggttggttgatggtgaggtaacagggtacTAGGTATTTTGGAAATCTCAATTATCAGTTTTCTGCGGTCTAagtgctggtggtcagcatgcagttaacttcttccacctgctgggggctttagtatctgcaaaaccactcaaggatatggctcaggatattatctatagcctTCAAgtagaactaaaggtccttgactttgttttatggctaaactattattacttTGTCTAGActgctctctcttttttgctACGTTTTCCCACTTCTCTGATTCAATTTGCTCTCTGGAACTCAGGGAcagcctaggaggctaaagctccTCTACAAACAAGAGGTGGGGGACGTGGCGGTGGGAGGGGGTGTCTGTCCCCAAgaaggccctgcagggtcctgtTTGGTTTCaaataaagctattttcaaaaacacacagaagggacttccctggtggcacagaggttaagaatccgcctgccaatgcaggggacacgggtttgagccctggtccgggaagatcccacatgccgcattgcagctaagcccgtgcgccacaactactgagcctgcgctctagagcccacaagccacaactactgagcccgcgtgccacaactaccgaagcttgcgtgcctagagcccgtgctccgcaacaagagaagccaccgcaatgagaaacccacgcaccacaacgaagagtagcccccgcgcgccacaactagagaaagcccacacacagcaacaaagacccaacgcagccaaaaataaataaaaataaaacaaaatttaaaaattaaaaaaaaaaaaaaacaaactacagaagggcctccctggtggcacagtggttaagaatctgcctgccaatacaaggGACACAGCTTccagcactggtccgggaagatcccacatgccacggagcacctaagcccgtgcgccacaactactgagcctgagctctagagcccgcaagccacaactactgagcccacatgccacaactactgaagcctgcgtgcctagagcccatgtttcgcaacaagagaagccaccgcaatgagaaggccgcacatcgcaaccaagagtagcccccgctcaccgcaactagagaaaacccacgcacagcaacgaagacccaacacagccaaaaataactaactaaataaataaaaacacacagaagcTTCCTTaaaggggctcccactggccaaattgAGGAtcaaaataatgacagtaaagtattatatttctttgaataaactAGGAATCCATGAGACTACATTGACATAAATAGGTAAAGAGAAAGCTTTTTTCCCtacaataaatgataaaattagaaaatagccATTTGGAAACCATCACAGTAAAAActaattcagagaaaaaaacaatacatGCAAAAACTAGGGAGTGAAAGGTGGATGAGGAACAGAGTGTTTACATAGCCTCAAAGCATCCCCCCATAAAATACTTActaaatacaagaagaaaaagagtaacCTGACAGGGAAGAAGCTTGGGCCACTCCATCATAATTAAGTGATCAAAATAAGCCTCTCCCGCGCTGAGACAAACTGACATTGTGCCACCTGATTGGACAGGATGAAAAGAACCCAGGATTTCCTCCAGAGCATTCCTGccagaaatgcacaacctgaatctaatcagGAGACAACCAGACAAATACAAATCGAGGAACATGCTACACAATAGCTGGCAGTGGTCTGTCTCAAGGGCATGAAGAGCTGTTCCCACGTGGACACAAGAGGTGAGACAAAGGTCATTACTGGGGTGACCTGGGAATTTGAGGTCTCAGGGTCAAGGCTATGTGGGGGTTCTTTGTACAGTTCTTGTACCTTTAACTTTGAAATCACTTCCAAACACTTTGGATCTTTTAATTCACCGTGGGCATATTTAAGGCTCCCTAGCTGGTGATTACTGTAAACACATCCTTGATGCAGTCAAATCACGGGCCTGCTCATTAGTCCCCTGCTCACGCCAGTGGGCCCTGAAGGTGCACATTTCTGTCTCAGTCAAAAGTacccaccagggcttccctggtggcgcagtcgttgggagtccgcctgctgatgcaggggacacgggttcatgccctggtccgggaagatcccacatgccgcggagcggctgggcccataaaccatggccactgagcctgcgcgtctggagcctgtgctccgcaacgggagaggccacagcacggagaggcccacgtaccgcaaaaaaaaaaaaaaagtacccaccAGAGGGCATCATTTACCTAGGCTATCCACAATATTCTAATTCCATACCTTGAGGAATTTTCAACTCTTATGGCCTGGCCGGGATCTGTGTGTCCCGAGGATGTGGTTGCCTTGGAGAGGTGGCACGTCCTTGGACTCATCCATCCTCTTCCTCAATTTCCATGGGACTTTCAGGAAAGTTTAGATTGGGATTGAGGCTATGGGTCTCAGGCGGGGCAAGTCCCGGCTCTTGGACGTTATGACCGCCTGACTTCAGGGCCATATTTTTCCCTGTAAGTGGCTCTTCTGGGCATCACTGCCCCTAGAGGCTTCGTCCTAGCCCTTAgtgtgaaacaaaaataatatctattaagAGGCTTATAACCTATGTAAAAGTAAAGTACATAACAAATAACCCATGACTCAGGTAATAAGTGGGGGGAAACCCcgatattagaaaagaagaaaggtctcaaatcaatgacctcagcttctaccttaagaaactagaaaaagaacagcaaattaaactcaaagtaagcagaagaaaggaaacagtaaggtcaaagtagaaatcaataaacttgaaaaagaaaacaataaagaaatgaattcaaAAGGTGGTTCTTTAACAAGACCAGtaagggcttccgtggtggcgcactggttaagactccgcctgccaatacagaggacacgaggtcgagccctggttcgggaagattcccacatgccgcaaaacaactaagcccgtgcgccacaactactgagcccgcacgcctagagcctgtgctccgcaaggagaagccatcgcaatgagaagcccgcgcaccgggacgaagagtagcccccgctcgccgcaaacagagagagcccgcgcgcagcaagaaagacccaacacaggcaaaaattaaaaaaaaaaaaattttcgcAAACTGAACACAACCATATATAAAACCGAAAATATATCACGATCAAACGGAGAGTATGCCAGGGATACACTAGAAAGGCAATCACTGTAATTGATCCTGCTTTTCTTCCCGCGAAGACGGATGTTTGACAATCATGAAGAGGGAATGTAATCGGTCTGCTATCAGCGGCTGGCAGGACCCCCAAGGGACGGTGCCATGCCGGGGCCCAAAGCTTGTCCCTGCACGACCCCCACCACCGCGCAGAGCCCGAGGTCCCCGGCTTCCGGGCGGCAACCAATCCCACAATCCCCCGGGCTTGGCGTGGCCCCGCCTCCGCGCGCCGGTCCCGCCCCTTGCGCAGAGTCGGTAGACTCGGATTGGTCACCGGGGCTTCCGGTACCCTGGTGGGCGGGGCCGCTGCCCACCTGTAGGCGCACCACAAAGCTGAGCTAGCGTGGCGGAGCACGCCGACAAGCATGCGGGAGGACGAAGGGGTCGTTGGTGGGTCAGCCGGTGGCCTCGCCTCCGTAGGGTCGCCGATACTGGAGGCCGGCCCGAAGGCGGAGGCGGCGAAGCTGCTGCCTTTCCTGGCGCTCGGGGCGCGGGCTGACCTgcaggcggcggcggcgcagCATGTGCTGGCGCTGACCGGCTCGGGGTCCGGCCGCACGCTGCTGGCCGGCCAGGCGGCACTGCTGCGGGCTCTGGTCGAGCTGGCGGTGGCCCCTGCTCCAGCCCCGGCCCGAGACGCCGCTCGCGCGCTAGTCAATTTGGCTGCCGACCCTGGCCTGCACGAGCCGCTGCTGGCGGCCGAGCCCGGACTACCTGCCCGCCTGCTGGGCTGCGCTTTGGACCCACAGTGGCCCTGGGCCGAGGAGGCGGCCGCCGTGCTGGCTAACCTCAGCCGCGAGCCGGTGCCATGTACTGCGCTGATGGCGGCGCTGGCGGCCGCTGAGCCCGGGGAGTCGGGCCTGGAGCGGCTGGTGCTCGCGCTGTGCACTCCTGGCTACAACGCCCGCGCGCCCCTGCACTACTTGGGGCCGATGCTCTCCAACCTCAGCCAGCGTCCTGCGACGCGCGCTTTCCTGCTGAATCACGACAGGTGAAGCCCAGGGCGCTCGCGGGGAGGGCGTGGAAATGAGCAGGGACGGCACTGAGTGGTCTTTCCCTCCAGGTGCGTGGTCCAGCGGCTGCTGCCCCTTACCCAATACCCGGACTCCTCGGTGCGCAGGGGCGGGGTGGTGGGGACACTGCGAAACTGCTGCTTCGAGCACCGTGAGTGGTGGCGAGGAAGTTGCCGTGTCGGGGAGTGGGAGGAATAGACTGGACCCTGGGGCCCCTCTGGACTGGCCTCCATTCCTGTTTCTCCCCAGGACACCATGAGTGGTTGCTTGGGCCTGAGGTGGACATTCTCCCCTACTTGCTACTGCCCCTGGCTGGGCCTGAGGACTTCTCCGAGGAGGAGATGGAGCGTGAGTGGCTTGGGTTGAGCCTCAGGGTTGGTCTGGCAGGAGGGGAGGCCAGTGGGGGGAGAGGCAGAAGGAAGTGTCCAGATCAGGGCCCCTTCTGAAACCTTCTAGCAGGGAGTTGCTGAACACAGATGGGCCTTACAATGGCAGGGTCTTGCCTAGCAGACCAGGGGCCAGCATAGGGACCCAGTGAATTCACTCCTAGGGCTGCCCGTTGACCTGCAATACCTGCCACAAGACAAGCAGCGAGATCCTGATGCCGACATCCGCAAGATGCTCATTGAGGCCATCATGCTGGTGAGCCGGAGTACTGCTACGTTAacgtcaccccccccccccccacacacacacacttatatattaGCACACTGATGTCTGGATAACCTCTGCCGTCTCCCAGCTGACAGCCACGGCACCTGGTCGGAAGCAGGTGAGGGACCAGGGAGCCTACTTGATCCTGCGCGAGCTGCACAACTGGGAGCCAGAGCCCGATGTGCGGGTGACTTGTGAGAAACTCATCCAGGTGGGTGCAGGGTTGGGGGAGTGGTGGATGTCCACAGTGTGCCAGCCAGCTGCTCACCTGcttcccctgcctgccctgctggCAGGTTCTCATTGGGGATGAGCCAGAGCATGGCATGGAAAACCTGCTGGAGGTACAAGTACCTGAGGACGTTGAGCGACAGCTGCAGCAGCAGGACCGCCAGGAGCAGAGCAGCGCGAGCGGTGCGGCAGCAGCTGGAGCTGTGGCCCCAGAGACGCGCTCAGAGGGAGCTGCACCCACCTGAGGCCCGCGAAGCCTGCCGCCAGCTCTGGGCCCACCTTTGCTCGCCATCCGTCCAGGCCTCCCAGACCGGGTCTGTGTGCAGCCGCCCGCAGGCCTCTGGGTCCCCTGGCTCTGTGCTCTGTTGGCTCCAGCAAGAATGCTGGTTGCTCAGAGGAGGACTGTTCAGCCAGAGCTGGCCCAACCCTATGACTTGCTCAGGTATCTCCACGGGGATGGCCAGCAGGACCGGACAGAAAAACACTGCAAGCCCAAGGGGCTAGCTGGAGCTTCCCAGTCCCAACGGTGCTACAGGGGTCTGGGCATAGGGGGGCACCCAGGTGCTTGCAGTGCCCCTTGGTACCAGtcccaccccaggcccctccATCCTGGGGCCCTGCCTGAGACCCAGCCTCAAAGGGCTCACCTGTTGAGGTTTTCACCAGCCACAGCCTGTCGTGGGGTCTAGCCAGGGCTGCACCCCTGTGGCCTGTCCTCGGAGCACTTGCTGGGTGTTCCCTCCCCTTCATGCTCCCCACCTTTCCACTTGACCTGTGCCCAAACCTGCCCTTCGCTCTTTGCAAGCTCCTCAAGTCCTATTTCCCAGTCCTGGGCTGAGCTGATGCCCTCGCTCTCCCCCACTAGCT
Proteins encoded:
- the LOC116742340 gene encoding LOW QUALITY PROTEIN: WD repeat-containing protein 97-like (The sequence of the model RefSeq protein was modified relative to this genomic sequence to represent the inferred CDS: inserted 2 bases in 1 codon), which codes for MGEGEIMSTISDLVYCREVGAMVTASRDSTVKVWEADWQIRMVFVGHTGPVTAVAVLPNTALVLSASQDGTLRTWDLQAAAQVGEVAPSRRGPSGPSETVSHLLAPAGPGCPLLALRARSVELWRVRELYSPLAQLSAPVLHLQVAPALPSPMAPQAQLPTRLVCACADGSVYLVSVSSGRTVSALLLEPEDCAAAVAYCLPREVLWLLTRTGHLLCANAARCPMRVLHRLCPPPPPAPRPCCLHLYSHLTDPGSAFAAWEIVRQYKGELCHSDVAGAWKDKNRYLLVVGHTDGTLSVLELRSSKTVFRTEAHGPGPVTAIASTWNSIVSSGGDLTVKMWRVFPYAKESLSLLRTFSCCHPALVLCALGNRITVGFEDLNSATYGLVQFGLGNSPRFDHRPQDDPTDHITGLCCCPTLKLYACSSLDGTIGIWTAENRLLRLLQLNGAPQALSFCSNSGDLVLALGSCLCLVAHRLYLPTSYLIKKLCQDVPDVVDDPPLPLTSQESLTSAQLQRLANLRGVASLSAASSFVHCQTATPQQPVLEKDLETFIARDQDLQQLKLGLVDPAARPAPSWQQCQEAFDNYLCLIYGPGLLVSVGPPQSLPSPGASDTARLPCPPCQGRYSGGESQQWSTVTLTGERQTWDVCALPRDVPDLRGIDASPPQDLGTLGQRFAPPPPTHRRLHSTASQIPLLLKRRPQERLSNPRGFFPAAVQPYEMPRQAQPLLPTRLALLPSQCWRRPIRFPGHVPNSVVLQQMRLPVEVGGLGALGKPGGSRDDPWLPRGTRRRRAKRQEKRTQSWGGEGEEEDEQGLDWASDSQRPHTQLSDQLPEQEAQSPEGRIPKPMGSREDTARAETCLHCPQFHYGHSLWEERCGHLPRFLHFFVAQNWFKKLFPIFTLQVRGSFGGTGSGTGGGGWSARVRRRGPGLSARSLQAYPEVGTVEGLASLFMDLLDEASWADRVHILHALLRLLPDVSRDLCSRLQGILVRLLNLDQPPSLQVSPXSPETGPAPPRPTPGLGPQCRSPCAQDRMQKQFVMLALQLLLACSLESREVVLELLCYVLYSPASCRPELRKLLEGLGLQDPHGLLFKEMMTWVQGPERASKAALRKRCCQKLEEMVWQLKEMETMPPSVAKLSEMLPEVSETSALHPPSKETLSQISMVSGATVHISVMPSSVSRTPSPVVSPGEPDLAALELQAQQTLAQMRFGRTQRALSGTLTHFCPLPEAHLQSSTPAAQPDEPLPLEQTTWSQSKMLDLGPIDALNLFCEQHGAQQQGPPQEEPETPPPRPPPQRPSMVVPQPREPRHYSILRLQEAKVQRSPMKLRGRMLSRLWAGRTLDGAIRMLKLPLPRVELQPFPPDWPRPAHPLPPQLLQPALQRYFLPDDMDPDSYS
- the HGH1 gene encoding protein HGH1 homolog, coding for MREDEGVVGGSAGGLASVGSPILEAGPKAEAAKLLPFLALGARADLQAAAAQHVLALTGSGSGRTLLAGQAALLRALVELAVAPAPAPARDAARALVNLAADPGLHEPLLAAEPGLPARLLGCALDPQWPWAEEAAAVLANLSREPVPCTALMAALAAAEPGESGLERLVLALCTPGYNARAPLHYLGPMLSNLSQRPATRAFLLNHDRCVVQRLLPLTQYPDSSVRRGGVVGTLRNCCFEHRHHEWLLGPEVDILPYLLLPLAGPEDFSEEEMERLPVDLQYLPQDKQRDPDADIRKMLIEAIMLLTATAPGRKQVRDQGAYLILRELHNWEPEPDVRVTCEKLIQVLIGDEPEHGMENLLEVQVPEDVERQLQQQDRQEQSSASGAAAAGAVAPETRSEGAAPT